The following coding sequences are from one Natrarchaeobaculum sulfurireducens window:
- a CDS encoding DUF7563 family protein — protein sequence MPECQNCGAFVTDAYARVFTPRGVDDPRVCPECEDKIRDGADVRTARSPRNS from the coding sequence ATGCCGGAATGTCAGAACTGCGGCGCATTCGTGACAGACGCATACGCCAGGGTATTCACGCCACGTGGCGTGGACGACCCACGCGTTTGTCCAGAGTGTGAAGACAAAATCCGCGACGGCGCCGACGTACGAACCGCCCGCTCCCCGCGAAACTCATAA
- a CDS encoding HVO_0416 family zinc finger protein, whose product MASSPNGAGDDVFDQFLVDRGHTVERVGWEQEYNKKQCPECGGLHDTSASCCTVCGWEPTI is encoded by the coding sequence ATGGCATCCTCACCCAACGGTGCCGGTGACGACGTGTTCGATCAATTCCTCGTGGATCGCGGTCACACGGTAGAACGAGTCGGGTGGGAACAGGAGTATAACAAAAAGCAGTGTCCCGAGTGTGGCGGACTCCACGATACGTCCGCCAGCTGCTGTACTGTCTGTGGGTGGGAACCGACCATATAG
- the ubaA gene encoding SAMP-activating enzyme E1 encodes MSDLRLDATQLDRYSRHVIMDEIGPEGQQRLLEGSVLVVGAGGLGSPAIQYLAAAGVGRLGIVDDDVVERSNLQRQIVHADADVGTPKADSAADYVAALNPDVDVDVHETRLTPDNVAALVDDYDLVLDASDNFATRYLLNDYCVLSETPLCHGAIYRFEGQVTTFTNDRSSDPDTAEAAEVGGESQPCYRCLFPEAPEPGTVPDCATTGVLGVLPGTVGCIQATEAVKVILETGDLLEGRLLLYDAMDMSFETVEIRSNPDCPVCGDDPVIESVADATYEGSCSLTAD; translated from the coding sequence ATGAGCGACCTTCGCCTCGATGCGACCCAACTCGATCGCTACTCGAGACACGTCATCATGGACGAGATCGGTCCCGAGGGCCAACAACGCCTGCTCGAGGGGAGCGTTCTCGTCGTCGGTGCGGGCGGCCTCGGCTCGCCGGCGATCCAGTACCTCGCGGCCGCCGGCGTCGGTCGGCTGGGGATCGTCGACGACGACGTCGTCGAGCGCTCGAACCTGCAGCGACAGATCGTCCACGCCGACGCGGACGTCGGAACGCCGAAAGCTGACAGTGCCGCCGACTACGTGGCGGCGCTCAACCCGGACGTCGACGTCGACGTCCACGAAACGCGGCTTACGCCCGACAACGTGGCGGCGCTCGTCGACGACTACGACCTCGTCCTCGACGCCAGCGACAACTTCGCGACCCGGTACCTGCTGAACGACTACTGTGTGCTCTCCGAGACGCCGCTCTGTCACGGGGCGATCTATCGGTTCGAAGGGCAGGTGACGACGTTCACGAACGACCGCTCGAGCGATCCCGACACAGCCGAGGCAGCCGAAGTCGGCGGCGAGTCCCAGCCGTGTTACCGCTGTCTCTTCCCGGAAGCGCCCGAACCGGGGACGGTCCCCGACTGTGCCACCACCGGCGTCCTCGGTGTCCTCCCTGGCACCGTTGGCTGCATTCAGGCGACGGAGGCCGTCAAGGTCATACTCGAGACGGGCGACCTGCTCGAGGGTCGGCTGTTGCTTTACGATGCGATGGACATGAGCTTCGAGACCGTCGAAATCCGGTCGAATCCCGACTGCCCGGTCTGTGGCGACGATCCCGTGATCGAGTCGGTTGCCGACGCAACCTATGAGGGGAGCTGTTCGTTGACGGCCGACTGA
- a CDS encoding Tfx family DNA-binding protein — MIDEVDELLEEIGFDPQTSVLTYRQAQVLSLRERGISQADIAAELGTSRANVSSVESSARENLQKARETVAFAEALRAPVRVRVPAGTDLYDVPQLVYEACDDEGVKVDYTAPDLMKTVSDAAGSAVSGRKIATPLIVGVTSEGMVRVRHQDRE, encoded by the coding sequence GTGATCGACGAGGTCGACGAGTTGCTCGAGGAAATCGGGTTCGATCCGCAGACGAGCGTACTGACCTATCGCCAGGCACAGGTACTTTCATTGCGCGAACGCGGTATCTCACAGGCCGACATCGCCGCCGAACTCGGGACCTCGCGGGCGAACGTCTCGTCGGTCGAGTCGAGTGCTCGCGAGAACTTACAGAAAGCCCGCGAGACGGTCGCGTTCGCGGAGGCACTCCGGGCACCGGTTCGCGTTCGCGTGCCGGCGGGAACAGACCTTTACGACGTCCCCCAGCTCGTCTACGAGGCCTGTGACGACGAGGGCGTCAAGGTCGACTATACGGCGCCCGACCTGATGAAAACCGTCAGCGACGCCGCCGGCTCGGCCGTTTCCGGGCGAAAGATCGCGACGCCGCTGATCGTCGGGGTGACCTCGGAGGGAATGGTCCGAGTTCGCCACCAGGATCGCGAATAA
- a CDS encoding AAA family ATPase: MNVSEAARTADAVLEELRGAVIADHRRLETILTAVVAEGHVLLEDVPGTGKTLTARSLATALGLEFSRIQFTPDLLPADVTGTHVYDEHAGTFSFEAGPIFANVVLADEINRAPPKTQAALLEAMGETQVTVGGETRPLPEPFFVVATQNPVEQEGTFPLPEAQIDRFMVKTELGYPDRMGEIELIDRRASRRSRTPAVDPVVGRKTVLALQSVPETVTVDPALREYIVDVSRATREDDRVDVGVSPRGVQRLFEAARARAAIAGRDYVAPEDVHAVVHPVVDHRLVLTTDAEVRGVDPAAIVEGALERVAVPSMAD, from the coding sequence ATGAACGTTTCCGAGGCCGCGAGGACGGCTGACGCCGTCCTCGAGGAGCTTCGCGGCGCCGTGATCGCCGACCATAGGCGGCTCGAGACGATCCTAACGGCTGTCGTCGCCGAAGGCCACGTCTTGCTCGAGGACGTCCCCGGCACCGGGAAGACGCTCACCGCGCGGTCGCTGGCGACGGCGCTCGGTCTCGAGTTCAGCCGAATTCAGTTCACTCCCGACCTGCTTCCGGCCGACGTGACGGGCACGCACGTCTACGATGAGCACGCCGGGACGTTCTCGTTCGAGGCAGGTCCGATCTTCGCCAACGTGGTGCTCGCCGACGAGATCAACCGTGCGCCGCCGAAGACCCAAGCTGCGTTGCTCGAGGCGATGGGTGAAACGCAGGTGACGGTCGGTGGCGAAACGCGCCCGTTGCCGGAGCCGTTTTTCGTCGTTGCGACGCAAAACCCCGTCGAGCAGGAGGGGACCTTCCCACTTCCGGAAGCGCAGATCGACCGGTTCATGGTCAAAACCGAACTGGGCTATCCCGACCGGATGGGTGAGATCGAACTGATCGACCGCCGGGCGAGCCGTCGGTCGCGGACGCCAGCGGTCGATCCAGTCGTCGGTCGGAAAACCGTCCTCGCCCTGCAGTCGGTCCCCGAGACAGTTACCGTCGACCCGGCGCTCCGTGAGTACATCGTCGACGTCTCTCGGGCGACTCGCGAGGACGACCGCGTCGACGTCGGCGTCTCCCCGCGTGGCGTCCAGCGGCTGTTCGAGGCGGCTCGAGCACGGGCGGCGATCGCCGGCAGAGACTACGTCGCGCCGGAGGACGTCCACGCGGTGGTCCACCCGGTCGTCGATCACCGGCTCGTGCTGACGACCGACGCCGAAGTCCGTGGGGTCGATCCGGCCGCCATCGTCGAGGGGGCCCTCGAGCGCGTGGCGGTGCCGTCGATGGCCGATTGA
- a CDS encoding MBL fold metallo-hydrolase, which produces MERIPLSNSAFEGDNNAYLFADGDEVVMVDTGDWMATTREQLEAEFADRGVSFADVDRIFLTHWHHDHVGLAGEIQAESDAAVYAHAADAPLIEGDDDAWADLQELQEAYFESWGIPEAGREVLRERMIHGGVSMEFPDVTTFEDGATFTVNDTELTAVHTSGHAAGLCIFEFENGDSRDVISGDALLPVYTPNVGGADVRVDQPLEKYLGALQRIVDADYDRAWPGHRDPIDDPADRAAYIIHHHEERSYRVLDALDRLGPCDTWTVSADLFGDLEDIHILHGPGESYAHLEHLERDGTVVRDGDEYRLADGVSDRLAALSEERWELEY; this is translated from the coding sequence ATGGAACGAATTCCACTGTCGAACTCCGCGTTCGAAGGCGACAACAACGCCTACCTCTTCGCCGACGGCGACGAGGTCGTCATGGTCGACACCGGCGACTGGATGGCGACGACTCGAGAGCAACTCGAGGCCGAGTTCGCCGACCGAGGCGTCTCGTTCGCCGACGTCGACCGGATCTTCCTCACCCACTGGCACCACGACCACGTCGGGCTGGCCGGCGAGATCCAGGCCGAGAGCGACGCGGCGGTGTACGCCCACGCCGCCGACGCACCGCTGATCGAGGGCGACGACGACGCCTGGGCCGACCTCCAGGAACTACAGGAGGCGTACTTCGAGTCCTGGGGCATTCCAGAGGCGGGCCGCGAAGTGTTGCGCGAGCGCATGATCCACGGCGGCGTCTCGATGGAGTTTCCGGACGTCACGACCTTCGAGGACGGGGCAACGTTCACCGTAAACGACACCGAGCTGACGGCCGTCCACACCTCCGGCCACGCGGCCGGGCTCTGTATCTTCGAGTTCGAGAACGGCGACAGTCGGGACGTTATCTCCGGTGACGCCCTGTTGCCAGTCTACACCCCCAACGTCGGCGGCGCGGACGTCCGCGTCGACCAGCCCCTCGAGAAGTATCTCGGAGCACTCCAGCGGATCGTCGACGCCGACTACGACCGCGCCTGGCCGGGCCACCGCGACCCGATCGACGACCCCGCCGATCGCGCAGCTTACATTATTCACCACCACGAAGAACGGTCCTACCGGGTACTCGACGCGCTCGACCGGCTGGGCCCCTGTGACACCTGGACCGTCAGCGCCGACCTCTTCGGCGACCTCGAGGACATCCACATCCTCCACGGCCCCGGCGAATCCTACGCCCACCTCGAGCACTTAGAACGCGACGGCACCGTCGTCCGCGACGGCGACGAGTATCGCCTCGCCGACGGCGTCAGCGACCGACTGGCGGCGCTTTCGGAAGAACGCTGGGAACTCGAGTATTGA
- a CDS encoding DUF7519 family protein, whose protein sequence is MTRSPTVDRPETSSSERALDGVRRFPARVLRSVRAALERATVSEVVAIGLALSIGITIGTVLVGSQVAVLASVAGLAAAGAIVLLASEQAVVRGVGGVLAVPVSLLVLAPTVLVADLVRVGGVGRYAGVTVWALLVAAFAAGLFVWERFGDGGVRRGATGTVVAAVGVVGVALFRLVPESAARERAGVAAADAAGWLWNAVVVADGPWALGSFAVLLFATAVGLRTSLNYVALERFMPPDRRASVSAALDGLERGCDVAVRLAVVIGLAAVVVPTLADQVESTLLTPGDLAAVVPAPLGEGLAALITASSLRLVLCLVLGLAVGFAGLEWLRRALRRDAARVFATLVAPALGGGVVAVALAWALAEPVLAADPAAGLDGVAPASVVALAGAVPPFALAAGVLAVGLVSLASLSFAVVGLRTFRIVPRRAIGAALAAGAILLLAAGLAVVGRVELAIATAAGAFVVWDVGEYGDGMRRDLGAGSTTVRAEFVHLGGSLLSGLVIAGGTIALYRWTAVDAPVTDPAYAALAVVTGLLAVVLVAWALRG, encoded by the coding sequence GTGACGCGCTCGCCGACGGTCGATCGGCCTGAAACGTCGAGCAGCGAGCGCGCACTCGACGGCGTCAGACGATTTCCTGCCCGGGTACTGCGGTCGGTACGCGCTGCACTCGAGCGAGCGACCGTGAGCGAAGTCGTGGCGATCGGGCTGGCGCTTTCGATCGGCATCACGATCGGTACCGTCCTCGTTGGGAGTCAGGTCGCCGTGCTCGCGAGCGTTGCGGGTCTGGCCGCAGCGGGTGCGATCGTCCTGCTTGCGAGCGAGCAGGCGGTCGTTCGGGGCGTCGGCGGCGTCCTCGCGGTCCCCGTTTCCCTGCTAGTCCTGGCACCGACGGTGCTCGTCGCCGACCTCGTGCGCGTCGGTGGCGTGGGTCGGTACGCCGGAGTGACTGTCTGGGCACTGCTCGTGGCCGCCTTCGCGGCCGGCCTGTTCGTCTGGGAGCGATTCGGGGACGGCGGCGTCCGCCGGGGAGCGACCGGCACAGTGGTCGCCGCAGTCGGCGTGGTCGGCGTCGCTCTCTTCCGTCTCGTCCCCGAGTCAGCCGCCAGGGAGCGAGCGGGCGTTGCCGCGGCCGACGCCGCCGGCTGGCTCTGGAATGCCGTCGTCGTCGCCGACGGCCCGTGGGCGCTCGGCTCCTTCGCCGTGTTACTGTTCGCGACCGCCGTCGGGCTTCGCACCAGCCTGAACTACGTCGCGCTCGAGCGATTCATGCCGCCAGACCGGCGAGCGAGCGTGTCGGCAGCTCTCGACGGGCTCGAACGAGGATGTGACGTCGCAGTTCGTCTCGCAGTCGTGATCGGACTCGCGGCCGTCGTCGTGCCGACGCTCGCGGATCAGGTGGAATCGACGCTCCTGACGCCGGGCGACCTCGCGGCCGTCGTCCCCGCCCCTCTCGGTGAGGGCCTCGCCGCCCTCATCACCGCCTCGAGCCTTCGCCTCGTGCTGTGTCTCGTTCTCGGCCTCGCGGTCGGGTTCGCCGGTCTCGAGTGGCTTCGCCGGGCGTTGCGCCGGGACGCCGCCCGCGTCTTCGCGACGCTGGTCGCACCGGCGCTCGGCGGCGGGGTCGTCGCCGTCGCACTCGCCTGGGCGCTCGCGGAACCCGTACTCGCGGCGGACCCCGCAGCTGGGCTCGACGGGGTCGCGCCAGCGTCGGTCGTCGCACTCGCCGGAGCGGTGCCGCCGTTCGCGCTCGCGGCTGGAGTGCTGGCCGTCGGGCTGGTCTCGCTGGCATCGCTTTCGTTCGCCGTCGTCGGGTTGCGCACGTTTCGCATCGTTCCCCGACGGGCGATCGGTGCGGCGCTCGCGGCCGGAGCGATACTCCTCCTGGCGGCTGGCCTCGCGGTCGTCGGCCGGGTCGAACTGGCCATCGCAACGGCAGCCGGCGCGTTCGTCGTCTGGGACGTCGGCGAGTACGGCGACGGGATGCGCCGGGATCTCGGCGCTGGATCGACCACCGTCCGGGCCGAGTTCGTCCACCTCGGCGGCTCCCTGCTCTCGGGGCTCGTGATCGCCGGCGGAACGATCGCGCTCTACCGATGGACCGCCGTCGACGCGCCGGTGACGGATCCCGCGTACGCCGCCCTCGCGGTCGTTACCGGGCTGCTCGCAGTTGTACTCGTCGCGTGGGCCCTCCGCGGCTAG
- a CDS encoding DUF58 domain-containing protein has product MTSQTRQARWHGALVVALASCLLALVLGVPALFFLAVVALGFVLVGQVSTTPAADLTLERQLDEARVRPGQSVTVTLSVTNEGGDVASDVRVVDEPPGSVPVTGGEPAFATSIRPGETVSHEYELTPPRGEFAFGPATVRLRSVTATTVATAQREPDGEGRFACETLLESVPVHEQTIQFVGPTPTDDGGTGVEFFATREYRRGDPINRIDWHRFARTGDLATVEYREERAATIVFVLDDRDDVHREPPGGGPDSFDLTLYAASRGVVASLENGNRTGVATVSGEGWVEPGAGSDVRRRAEDVIGTAHSSTTARAESTRRVGTDGGTFALDLEQRLPSRAQVVFCTPLSEEGSVAFVETLRRRGRAVTVVSPDMTTGVAAPVFSSGARIDRLRRANRIDELRGLGATVVDWNLEEPLSVDLRRTIRTLVRRGRAAGVRGGGRP; this is encoded by the coding sequence GTGACGTCACAGACCCGACAAGCGCGCTGGCACGGGGCGCTCGTGGTCGCACTGGCATCGTGTCTGCTGGCGCTCGTGCTGGGGGTTCCCGCCCTCTTTTTCCTCGCGGTCGTCGCACTCGGGTTCGTCCTGGTCGGCCAGGTGAGCACGACGCCAGCGGCCGACCTCACGCTCGAGCGACAGCTCGACGAAGCGCGCGTACGGCCCGGTCAGTCCGTGACCGTGACGCTCTCGGTGACGAACGAGGGTGGCGACGTGGCCTCGGACGTACGCGTCGTCGACGAGCCGCCAGGAAGCGTTCCCGTAACCGGGGGCGAGCCGGCGTTCGCGACGTCGATTCGACCCGGCGAAACCGTCAGCCACGAGTACGAACTGACGCCGCCGCGAGGCGAGTTCGCGTTCGGACCGGCGACAGTTCGGCTGCGGTCCGTCACGGCGACCACCGTTGCAACTGCGCAACGAGAACCAGACGGCGAGGGAAGATTTGCGTGTGAGACGCTGCTCGAGTCGGTCCCCGTCCACGAGCAAACGATCCAGTTCGTCGGCCCGACGCCGACCGACGACGGCGGTACCGGCGTCGAGTTCTTCGCGACCCGCGAGTACCGACGGGGCGACCCGATCAACCGCATCGACTGGCACCGGTTCGCCCGGACGGGAGACCTCGCGACGGTCGAGTACCGCGAGGAACGTGCCGCGACGATCGTCTTCGTCCTCGACGACCGCGACGACGTCCACCGCGAACCGCCGGGCGGCGGCCCCGACTCGTTCGACCTCACGCTGTACGCCGCCTCGCGTGGCGTCGTTGCCTCGCTCGAGAACGGCAACCGGACTGGCGTGGCGACGGTCTCCGGGGAAGGGTGGGTCGAGCCCGGAGCCGGGAGCGACGTGCGCCGGCGAGCCGAGGACGTGATCGGGACGGCCCACTCGAGTACAACAGCGCGTGCGGAGTCGACCCGTCGGGTCGGAACCGACGGCGGGACGTTCGCACTCGACCTCGAGCAGCGACTCCCCAGCCGTGCCCAGGTGGTGTTCTGTACGCCGCTTTCCGAGGAGGGTTCGGTAGCGTTCGTCGAGACACTTCGACGGCGTGGGCGAGCTGTAACGGTCGTTTCGCCGGACATGACGACCGGGGTCGCCGCGCCGGTGTTTTCGAGCGGCGCCCGCATCGACCGGCTGCGACGGGCGAACCGAATCGACGAACTCCGCGGACTCGGTGCGACCGTCGTCGACTGGAATCTCGAGGAGCCGCTGTCGGTCGATCTCCGGCGAACGATTCGGACGCTGGTCCGTCGTGGCCGCGCAGCCGGCGTGCGAGGAGGTGGCCGACCGTGA
- a CDS encoding DUF7269 family protein: MSRTPSTRELLVAVALAGAALALGTTAVLRPTLLEQVPALESALGGLEPRTVVLASILGTLGVAALVGVAGKLRRPPVEPLRSTPATGATDSASRCSRNRSRTGVREQSRERDEQPKDRNEHRSESTTYPVVGEPYDRYVALATTYDDEPRAVRDGARKTLVETLRPVAARTYANTTGRPRDEARRAIETGSWTDDPRAGPFLADERGPSTPLWVWLADLVRPGDPFSRALERTLDELEALEATTEATTKAPGERRVGRHRREGET; this comes from the coding sequence ATGAGCCGGACGCCGTCGACGCGGGAGTTGCTCGTCGCCGTGGCGCTCGCCGGAGCGGCGCTGGCGCTCGGCACGACGGCTGTCCTCCGGCCGACGCTTCTCGAGCAGGTTCCGGCGCTCGAGTCGGCGCTGGGCGGGCTCGAGCCCCGAACGGTGGTGCTGGCGTCGATCCTCGGAACACTCGGGGTCGCGGCGCTCGTCGGCGTCGCGGGCAAGCTCCGTCGGCCGCCCGTAGAACCGCTCCGGTCGACGCCAGCGACGGGAGCGACGGACAGCGCGAGCAGATGCAGTCGAAATCGCAGCCGAACCGGAGTCAGAGAGCAGTCTCGAGAGAGAGATGAGCAGCCAAAGGACAGGAACGAGCACCGAAGCGAGAGCACGACCTATCCGGTCGTCGGGGAGCCGTACGACCGGTACGTCGCGCTCGCGACGACGTACGACGACGAACCGCGAGCGGTCAGAGACGGTGCCCGCAAAACGCTCGTCGAGACGCTCCGGCCAGTCGCGGCCAGAACGTACGCGAACACGACCGGGCGTCCCCGAGACGAGGCACGCCGGGCGATCGAGACCGGTTCGTGGACTGACGATCCGCGCGCGGGTCCGTTTCTCGCCGACGAAAGGGGCCCCTCGACGCCGCTTTGGGTCTGGCTGGCCGACCTCGTTCGGCCGGGAGATCCGTTCTCGCGGGCGCTCGAGCGGACGCTCGATGAGCTTGAGGCGCTCGAGGCGACGACGGAAGCAACAACGAAAGCGCCGGGCGAACGACGGGTGGGCCGACACCGCCGGGAGGGAGAGACGTGA
- a CDS encoding DUF4129 domain-containing protein, giving the protein MAARRPVGRRLLAAIAIGCAIAGLVLAASAFPMIGSDALESSSVESDTAETSSATETADTTDPAETGESTADESDPDGPNGDVDGDGTPSEPGPDDERQGDALADSATGAETLESADASAGEALVGGALGGLSALGGDDDTATAAATESAADDRDDRGIGGEFGDLLADEDTHERAGDGGASDTPPAADTDSERTGDGVPTGDEDGVDASGGEDATDDGALESTTDADEDGATGDAETDGDALDDGEMEATAGTGEDGEAMDSDATDAAAVESESDATGESLEDGDDTAETSDSESIDDGEAAETADDGDEVTASDPETDNGEAANVDGDTADPDGEATDADSGDETTDPDTNHEATDTDSDNETSTAAAGEDGSSITDSVPGLSDVVVAAAVVLGLLAVGYLLYTRTNPVAAVRSLPGRLVSVVLHVVVAISRALERGLAALARLESVRELPGLVRATLARVLANLRGRMQARRGLSGAEGAAGESASRDLESETPENVARERIRAAFETVVDRSGIYRRRVETLTPSDVAASAKRAGAPAEPVETITDSFRDVEYGQRNPDRYLERTTTAHERLQTAADPEKTVDVDGSEAQRE; this is encoded by the coding sequence ATGGCGGCTCGAAGGCCCGTCGGTCGACGGCTGCTCGCAGCCATTGCCATCGGTTGTGCGATCGCTGGATTGGTACTCGCAGCCAGCGCCTTCCCGATGATCGGTTCCGACGCGCTCGAGTCGAGTTCGGTCGAGAGTGATACGGCTGAGACGAGTAGCGCAACCGAGACGGCAGACACGACCGATCCGGCGGAAACGGGTGAATCGACCGCCGACGAATCCGATCCCGACGGACCCAACGGCGACGTCGACGGTGATGGGACACCGAGCGAGCCAGGACCTGACGACGAACGGCAGGGAGACGCCCTCGCAGACTCCGCAACTGGGGCAGAGACGCTCGAGTCTGCCGACGCCAGCGCCGGCGAGGCACTCGTCGGCGGTGCACTGGGCGGTCTTAGCGCGCTGGGAGGAGACGACGACACAGCAACCGCGGCGGCCACCGAGTCAGCGGCCGACGACCGAGACGATCGCGGAATAGGTGGCGAGTTCGGCGACCTGCTCGCGGACGAAGATACCCACGAGCGAGCGGGCGACGGCGGAGCGAGCGACACACCGCCGGCAGCCGACACCGACAGCGAGCGAACCGGCGATGGTGTCCCTACCGGTGACGAGGATGGCGTCGACGCATCGGGAGGCGAAGACGCGACCGACGACGGCGCGCTCGAGTCGACCACCGACGCGGATGAGGATGGGGCAACCGGCGACGCCGAGACGGACGGCGACGCGCTCGATGACGGGGAAATGGAGGCCACGGCGGGGACAGGCGAGGACGGCGAAGCGATGGACAGCGACGCCACCGACGCCGCCGCCGTCGAAAGCGAGAGCGACGCGACAGGAGAGAGCCTCGAGGACGGAGATGACACGGCCGAGACGTCCGATAGCGAGAGCATCGACGACGGTGAGGCGGCTGAGACGGCCGACGATGGCGACGAGGTGACAGCGTCCGACCCGGAGACGGACAACGGCGAAGCCGCGAACGTCGACGGAGACACAGCAGACCCCGATGGCGAGGCAACAGATGCTGATAGCGGCGACGAAACGACGGATCCCGATACCAACCATGAGGCGACAGACACCGACTCCGACAACGAAACGAGTACCGCCGCCGCGGGCGAGGACGGCTCGTCGATCACGGATTCGGTCCCAGGGCTCTCGGACGTCGTCGTCGCGGCGGCCGTCGTCCTCGGCCTTCTCGCGGTCGGTTACCTCCTCTACACGCGGACGAACCCGGTTGCCGCAGTTCGCTCGCTTCCTGGAAGACTCGTCTCCGTCGTCTTGCACGTCGTCGTCGCTATCTCACGGGCGCTCGAGCGGGGGCTCGCCGCTCTCGCCAGGCTCGAGTCCGTGCGCGAACTCCCCGGGCTCGTCCGGGCAACACTCGCCAGGGTTCTCGCGAACCTCCGTGGACGGATGCAAGCGCGTCGTGGACTATCAGGAGCGGAGGGCGCTGCAGGCGAGAGTGCATCCAGGGACCTCGAATCGGAGACGCCCGAGAACGTCGCACGCGAGCGAATTCGGGCAGCCTTCGAGACGGTAGTCGATCGCTCGGGGATCTACCGTCGACGGGTCGAAACCCTCACGCCGTCGGATGTCGCCGCCAGCGCGAAACGAGCCGGGGCACCGGCGGAACCGGTCGAGACGATCACCGACTCGTTCCGCGACGTCGAGTACGGCCAGCGGAATCCGGATCGGTATCTCGAGCGGACGACAACAGCCCACGAGCGCCTACAGACCGCGGCTGACCCGGAGAAGACAGTCGACGTCGACGGATCGGAGGCCCAGCGCGAATGA
- a CDS encoding TRAM domain-containing protein has translation MADCPLADDCPSFSEQIAGMGCQHYGDRGGKEWCNHYNQPIEDLKTQPVKAGEEVIVDVVDMHESGAGVGRTEDGFIVMVDGVLPDARSRVEITRVHNNHARAEEVERLPLESDEEAEAADDEDGEGDEGDSTDSGGPRRPPELGSRENFWGS, from the coding sequence ATGGCAGACTGTCCGCTCGCCGACGACTGTCCGAGTTTTTCGGAGCAGATCGCAGGAATGGGGTGTCAACACTACGGTGACCGCGGCGGGAAAGAGTGGTGTAACCACTACAACCAGCCGATCGAGGACCTGAAAACGCAGCCAGTCAAAGCCGGCGAGGAAGTCATCGTCGACGTCGTCGACATGCACGAAAGCGGCGCTGGCGTCGGCCGGACCGAAGACGGCTTCATCGTCATGGTCGACGGCGTCCTTCCCGACGCCCGATCCCGCGTCGAGATCACCCGCGTCCACAACAACCACGCACGCGCCGAAGAAGTCGAGCGCCTCCCGCTCGAGTCCGACGAGGAAGCCGAAGCGGCCGACGACGAAGATGGTGAAGGCGACGAAGGCGACAGCACGGACAGTGGCGGTCCACGCAGGCCGCCGGAGCTCGGTAGTCGCGAGAACTTCTGGGGTTCGTAG
- a CDS encoding electron transfer flavoprotein subunit beta/FixA family protein, translating to MKILVTVKEVATVEDEFEIEGTAIADQYLGADLNEWDDYAVEEAVQLQEAGLADEVVTVTIGPEDCEQTIRQALAKGADRAIRVWDDALEDVDVLDVGAKTDILEAVVEDEDPDLILTGVQSGDDSWGATGVALAEDLGFEWAAVVNHLEHDLEDGVASVRRELEGGVEELTDVELPAVLTIQTGINEPRYASLRGIRQAQRKPLDVQGLGDLGVDAAAVEGAVTLTEMYEPESESDVTVWEGGAEDTAGQLAELLREKGVAP from the coding sequence ATGAAAATCCTCGTAACGGTCAAAGAAGTCGCGACCGTCGAAGACGAGTTCGAAATCGAGGGGACGGCGATCGCCGACCAGTACCTCGGTGCCGATCTCAACGAGTGGGACGATTACGCCGTCGAAGAAGCTGTCCAGCTTCAGGAAGCCGGTCTCGCCGACGAAGTCGTCACCGTCACCATCGGCCCGGAAGACTGCGAGCAGACCATCCGACAGGCGCTCGCAAAGGGGGCAGACCGCGCGATCCGCGTCTGGGACGACGCGCTCGAGGACGTCGATGTACTCGATGTCGGCGCGAAGACCGACATTCTCGAGGCCGTCGTCGAGGACGAAGACCCCGACCTGATCCTGACCGGTGTCCAGTCCGGTGACGATAGCTGGGGGGCAACCGGTGTTGCACTCGCCGAGGACCTCGGCTTCGAGTGGGCCGCCGTCGTCAACCACTTAGAACACGATCTCGAGGACGGCGTCGCCTCGGTCCGTCGTGAACTCGAGGGTGGTGTCGAGGAGCTTACTGACGTGGAGCTTCCGGCCGTCCTGACGATTCAGACGGGTATCAACGAACCACGCTACGCGAGCCTCCGCGGTATCCGTCAGGCTCAGCGCAAGCCGCTTGACGTCCAGGGACTGGGCGACCTCGGCGTTGACGCAGCGGCCGTCGAAGGCGCAGTCACGCTCACCGAGATGTACGAACCCGAAAGCGAAAGCGACGTCACCGTCTGGGAAGGCGGTGCCGAAGACACCGCCGGACAACTCGCTGAACTCCTCCGCGAGAAGGGGGTGGCACCATGA